The following nucleotide sequence is from Bacillota bacterium.
ATACAACATTGGAGCCGGAGAGCCTTCGAAACCGTGGGACCCCTGGAGGAAGACTCAGACCGTCGAAGTATCCCCCGGCGTTTATGATTTGAACAGGGATAAAAATGCTATTACAGCTTTGAAAGAAGCGGTAAAGTGTGGAGCTGACACAGTTGTGCTATTCGCCAATAGTCCACCGGCCAGGCTTACAAAATCAGGGAATACCTCCGGCGAAGAAAGCGGTAAATCCAACCTGGCTGAAGGGAAAGAGCATGAGTTTGCAAAGTATCTTGTTGATATAACCGAACTTATATTAAATGAAGGAATACCGGTAAAATATTTAAGCCCAATAAATGAGCCCCAATGGGATTGGAAAAGCGGGCAGGAAGGATGCCACTATGAACCGGATGAAGTAATAAAACTGGCGAGAGAAGTAGTACTTGAACTGGAAAAAAGGAATCTCCCTGTGAAAATTTCCATACCTGAGTCGGGCAAATGGTATGACGAACGATATACTTTGACCTTGTATAAAAAAGTGATGGATGATGAAATATTATCTAGAGCTATAGACCACTGGGCAGTACATTCTTACTGGTCTGATGAAAAAGACAAGAAAAAGGCAGCCATCTATTTCTCCCAAATTAAAGACATGGTTCCTCTTCATCAAACCGAATGGTGCGAAATGGTTAATGGAAGGAATTTTGGAATGGATGCTGCCCTGGTTATGGCAACAACCATACATGAAGATATGACAATTTTATCAGTTGTTTCCTGGTCGCATTGGCTGGCAGTATCATGTTATGACTATCGTGATGGGGTTGTATATGTTGACATTCCCACTCATAAGTACAGATTGGCTAAACGGGCCTGGGCCCTTGGGAATTACGCAAAATTTATTGATAATGGTTACAAGAGAATTGGTGTCGAATGCCAGGATAATGAAATTAAGGTATCTGCATATGTAAACCCAGTAGGGGAGGAAACAGTTATAGTTGTAATAAATCCTGCAAATAATTCAAAAACAATATCATTTTCGGAGATAAAGAGTAAAAACATCAAAGTTTATGAAACGTCGGAAAATTATGATTGCGAACTGGTTGACACAATATCAAAAACTGAGACATGGACTATACCTTAGAAAAAGCATTGAAGGCAAATAAGGTTACTGATAATATATCACCCAGGATTTCCCTGATAAATTCCAGCGTTCCGCTTGCATTTCCTGCAGGCACAGATCCTTCAAAAATTGACTGGGGAACGTATATCCAGGCTACTGACAATGTGGATGGGCAGCTTGACATATCTAAAGCAGTTATTGATGTAAGTGCTGTAGACTTTAATAAAGTTGGCAAATACAGCAAAGCATTGAAAGCATCAATTAAAGATGCTTCAGGAAATGAAGGCAAGACCAGCATATCAGTTGTTATATACGATCCCAACAACAAAAAGGAGCCTACCCTAATAATCAAGTCTGAATACAGGAAAATTGCAAGAGATGAAGACGCTGCAAGCATAAATTGGGCGAATGATTTTGTTGAATCTGCTACTGATAAAGATGGACTGGATATTAAGTTCAGTATAAAAGCGGATATCAGTCAGCTTGATACTACAACAGCCGGTACTTATCCTGTGGAAATAACAGCTACTGACTTTGTTGGCAATGAAACAAAAGTAACTATCAAAGTGACTGTTGAAAAGACTGTTAAATAATTTATGTGTAGTACATTTTTTGGGCACTTCAGAATTTGAAGTGCCCAAAAAATGATGTATTGAGATATGATGGGGGAATGGATAATCATGAAAAAATTAATGGTATTGTTTTTGATTTTTATAATTTTATTTAGTATCCTTCCTTCGTTTAGATGTTTTTTCCCTTTTTCTGTTGAAGTTGAAGCCGAGAAAAATATACCAGGAAATTATACTAATGGGGAATTTTATGAAGAGTCATATTTAAATTATCTTATTGATAATGGCTATGACAGCAAAATGGCCACATCGGAAGTCAAGGTCGATTTAACTCAATTTACAAAATCCGATGAGATGATGGTTTCTATTGATAACGATAGTATAAATACAGGTGACAGAGGAATTATAATCTGGCAGTTTGAAATAAAAGAAGCAGGATTTTATAACATTGAGGTTATGTATTTTCCCATAAAAGGAACTAATTCAGGCATAGAACGTAAAATGTATATCGATAATAAAATACTATTTAAAGGCATGGAGCAGATTGTTTTTAACAGGATATGGGACAATGGGCAAATATTAAACAAAAATGGCAACGAAATACTGCCTACTGCAACTGAAAGTTCCGAGTGGCAAAGAGTATATATAAGAGATTCCCAGAGAAGAAGCTTAAAGCCTTATGCATTTTATTTTTCCGAAGGTAAACACACATTGTCATTTGAATCATTGAAAGAACCACTTAAAATTGTCGAAATAACTTTGAAAGCAGCACCTGAGTTACAACCTTATAATGAGGTGATAAAACAGCTAAAACAAAAATACCCGCTTTACAGTGGCAAGAATATTATATATCAAGCTGAACGCATTGATGACAGGACTTTAGGAATTAAAAAATCTTCTCCGTCCATTGTGGTTGGTTCGGATTACAGCAGTCCTAATACTGTACCCTATCATCCATATAAAATTAAGTTGAATACGATTGGGGGAAATAGTTGGAGGACGGTAGGGGATTTTATAACCTGGGAGATTGAGGTGCCTGAGGAGGGTCTATACCGGCTATCGTTCAGGGGAAGACAAAATGTTAACAGGGGGATTAAATCATATAGAGAACTTCGAATAAATGGTGAGGTGCCTTTTAAAGAAGCCAGCAAGATTGGATTTGAATTTAGCGGCACGTTCCAAAACTATGTGTGCGGCGATGAAAATGGGCCATATTTATTCTATTTTAAAAAAGGTAAAAATACAATCAGCCTTGAAGTAGTACTTGGTGATTTCAGCCAAGAAATGGCTGAAGTTGAGCAAAGCCTGCGTGTATTGAATGAAATATACAGGAAAACAATTCAAATAACAGGGCTTGTTCCTGATAAGTTCATAGATTATGAAATTGAGAAAAAAATACCAGATTTCAGAGAAAAACTTAAAATAGAAAGTGAGAGGCTTTACAAGGTAGTTGACAATTTAGTCGAAATAACAAAAGAAAAAGGCGATAAAACCGTAATGATAGAAAAAATGGCAGCCCAGGCAGCAGAACTCAGCGAAAACGCGGAGAATGTTGTTCTGGAGCTATCATCATTTAAACAGAATATATCCGGACTTGGAACATGGATGTTATACATTTCCGAGATGCCGCTTGAAATAGATAGCTTAACACTATCGGCTGAAAATGCCGAACTCCCGGAACCGGAACCAAACTTCTTTGTAAAGGCATATTATGAAATAGTAAGATTTATATCTACATTTTTTGTTGATTATACAAATCTGCAAACTGAAGAAGACATAGGTAAAGATGCAGTTAAGGTATGGATATCTTCGGGAAGGGACCAAGCTCAGATAATAAGAAGTTTGATTGACGATAGTTATTCGCCAATTTCAGGTATTCCTGTTAATTTACAACTGATACCTCTTGATGTTATAATCCCTGCAACATTGGCCGGAACGGGACCGGATGTGGTTTTAAATGTATCACAATCCACGGTAATGAATTTTGCAGTGCGTAATGCTCTTACTGACCTGACAGAGTTTGATGATTTTGAATCAGTGAAACAAAAATTTTACCCGAGTGCTTTAAAAACTGTTACATTTGATAATAAAATTTTTGGGATTCCGGAACAACAAGCATTTATGATGATGTTTTATAGAAAGGATATCCTAGACGAGCTTGGACTTAAACCTCCAAAGACATGGGAGGAAGTTAAACGGATTATTCCCATATTACATATGAACAATTATGATTTTTGGTTACCTAATTCTATATTTTCCTCTTTGGTGTTTCAGTATGGGGGAGATATTTATAAAGGTGATGGTGAGAATTATGGCATTGCAAGTGGGCTTATTGAAGAAAACGCAATGCTTGCATTTGAAGAACTTACTGAATTTTTCACCGCTTATAAACTTCCGGTTACAGTGGATTTTTCAAATAGGTTTAGGACAGGCGAAATACCTATAGGTATAGCATCTTATACAACTTATAACCAACTTGAAATATTTGCACCTGAGATAAAAGGTTTGTGGTCTTTTGCACCTGTTCCCGGAATTGTTGACAGTAACGGTAATATCAATAATACTATTGTTTCCGATACCTCGCACTGTATATTGATGGAATCGGCAAAAAACAAGAAGGATGCCTGGGACTTTATAAAGTGGTGGATTAGTGATGATATTCAGTTGAGGTACGCATATGCCCTGGAAGCAATTATGGGAACAGCTGCAAGGTATCCTACTGCAAATAGAAATGTTTTAGTGCAATTGGCATGGCCGAGAGAATTTATGGATCAACTCTTGCAGCAATTTGAGTCGAGTGAGGGTGTGCCTGAGGTCCCGGGTGGATACATGACATTCAGGATGGTTGATTATGCATTTAAATCGGTTGTAACAGATGGGCAAAATCCACGGGAAGCGCTTTATCTCAATATTAAAGAGATAGATAAAGAGTTGACTAAAAAGAGGAAAGAATTCCACTTATCATATATAGAGTAAAGAAAGTAATAGAATTTAAATTGGCATTTATTATAAATTATAAATGTGCTAAAAATTATATATAAAATAGAAATAGAAAGAGGTGCAGGACATTGGCTATTGAACATGCCATCTTGTCCACAAAAAACATAAAAAATAGATTTTCGGATACATGGAAGCATCATAGAGAAAAATATTTGTTGATAGCTCCATTTGCAGTCATATTTATTTGTTTTACTGTTATTCCAATTGTGATCTCAATTATGTTAAGTTTTACTTCTTTTAATATGTTAGAGCTACCTAAGTTTGACGGATGGAGTAACTATATTAACTTAATTGTAAATGATAGCACATTTCTTATAGCAATTAAAAATACACTGCTTTTTGCTCTTATAACCGGACCAATAAGTTATATAATGTGTTTTGGGTTTGCATGGTTAATTAATGAACTGCCTCCAAAAATAAGGGCTGTTATGACTTTGGTGTTTTATGCCCCGTCAATATCAGGAAACGCTTATTTAATATGGAAACTTATATTTTCTTCGGATATGTACGGATACATAAATGCATGGCTTATGCGGTTAGGTTTAGTTTCAGAACCTATTTTGTGGTTTGATACAAAAGAATATGTTATGCCTATACTAATTCTTGTTCAATTGTGGTTGAGTCTTGGCGTGGGTTTCCTCGCTTTTATTGCCGGATTTCAAACAATTGATAAGAGCTTGTATGAAGTTGGGACTATTGATGGAATAAAAAACAGGTGGCAAGAACTTTGGTATATTACTCTTCCCTCTATGAGGCCTCAGTTAATGTTTGGTGCAGTTATGCAGATAACGCAATCTTTGTCTGTTGCCGGTATATCCATGGAACTTGCGGGTTTTCCATCTGTTGAATATGCTGGGCATACAATACTTACACACCTGTATGATTATGGGAATATAAGGTTTGAAATGGGATACGCATCAGCCATAGCTACTTTATTGTTTTTGATAATGATGTTATCCAATATCATTGTGCAAAAGCTTTTAAGAAGGGTCGGTGAATAACTGTGATAGCTGTAGCAAACAAGAAAATTAAAATATTAAAAAGGCGGAAGATGTCCAATAGAAGCCTTGCTGTTGATATTATCCTAACAATAATATTGGGTTTATTCGGGATTTTTAGTGTATGGCCGCTTGTGTTTGTTATTAATAATGCATTTAAACCATTAAATGAGATTTTTCTGTTTCCGCCACGGCTTTTTGTTCACAACCCGACTCTTAACAATTTCAAAGACCTATTCATTATTATAGGAAATTCATGGATACCTTTTTCAAGATATATTTTTAATACTGTGTTTATTACCATTATGGGAACGCTTGCGACCGTTTTTATTGGTTCAATGGCAGCTTTTCCCCTTGCAAAATATAAATTTCCGGGGTCAAAAATAATGTCAAATTTAATTGTTTATTCTTTAATGTTTAACGCTACAGTTACAGCAATACCTAACTACATAATTATGTCAAGATTGGGCTTAATTGATAGTTATTGGCCGGTGATTATCTCTGCGGCAGGATCAACGTTGGGATTATATTTAATGAAGAACAATATGGTACAAATACCTGATTCCCTATTAGAGGCTTCTAAAATGGATGGTGCAAGTGAATATAGGATATTTTTCAGCGTAGTTATGCCGCTTTGTAAACCGGCGTGGATAACTTTAATTGTATTATCGTTTCAATCTCTGTGGGGTACAACAGGGGGCTCGTTTATATATTCAGAGAAACTAAAGCCGGTAAGTTATGCTTTATCACAGATAATAAGCGCGGGTATTGTAAGAACCGGTGTTGCATCTGCTGTTACACTAATTATGCTGATAGTACCAATAACAGTTTTCATAATATCTCAGAGTAATATTATTGAGACTATGGCTACATCAGGAATAAAAGAATAAGGCTCAAAAGAATAAAACTCTGGGAAGGAGGATGTTATTTAATAATTATGAAAAATAAGTTTTTATTGCTTTTATTATGCTTTACCACTATTTTTTCTTTAATTATACCGGGTATATCCGTAAACGCAGAATATACATTTGAGACTAACTATATATATGACTCCTGGAGATATCCACAAAAAAGTATTCCTGCATATGAACTTGTAGAAACAATTGATTATACAAATATGGATAATATACCTTTATCAAGCGTTGATGATGTATTTGTCAGTAATGGTAAGATATATTTGATAGATTCGGTTGAGAGCAGACTCAACATATTTGACGAAAACAATAAGCTTATAATATCTGTCAAGTTGCTTAAAGATAAGGATAATAAAATAGTCGTTGATCCTGAAACCAATACACAGGTGATTTTGAAAAACCCCGAGGGGGTATTTGTTAAAGAGGATATAAAAGAAATATATATAGCTGATACAGGCAATGAAAGAATTATAATTTTAGATAGCGAAAAATATTTTTTGAAAAGAATTATTAAGAGACCGGATAATATGGTTGGAGTTACGGTATTCAGGCCATCAAAAATTGTTGTTGATAACGCAGGAAGAATATATACAGTAGTACAAGGAAACCACGAAGGTATAATTGAATTAAATAATGATGGCAGCTTTTCAAGATATTTTGGTGTTAATAAGCCAAAGACCAGTATTATTGAATATTTTTGGAAGACTATAGCTTCAGAAGCACAAAAGGAAAAAATGGGAAAAGTGTATGCACCTTCTTTTAACAATCTGGATATAGATCAGGAGGGTTTTGTTTATGCGACGACTTTTGATGCAGCTGCAGTTGACAAGGTATTCCGCTTAAATGCAAAAGGGGAAAATGTACTCAGAGGGGCTGGTGAAAATAAAATAATAGGGGATTTAACAGATGCGGATTATCAACTGAAAAGCATGTTTGTCGATATTGCCGTATCGGACTTTGGAGCGTACGCTTTGCTTGATAAAGCCAGGGGTAGAGTTTTTATTTATAACTTTGATGGCG
It contains:
- a CDS encoding xylanase; translated protein: MEKTKEGGVEVLTLQIKLNYSTTYQTIEGFGASGCWWAQDVGGWENLSEIIEYLYDNEKGIGLNIYRYNIGAGEPSKPWDPWRKTQTVEVSPGVYDLNRDKNAITALKEAVKCGADTVVLFANSPPARLTKSGNTSGEESGKSNLAEGKEHEFAKYLVDITELILNEGIPVKYLSPINEPQWDWKSGQEGCHYEPDEVIKLAREVVLELEKRNLPVKISIPESGKWYDERYTLTLYKKVMDDEILSRAIDHWAVHSYWSDEKDKKKAAIYFSQIKDMVPLHQTEWCEMVNGRNFGMDAALVMATTIHEDMTILSVVSWSHWLAVSCYDYRDGVVYVDIPTHKYRLAKRAWALGNYAKFIDNGYKRIGVECQDNEIKVSAYVNPVGEETVIVVINPANNSKTISFSEIKSKNIKVYETSENYDCELVDTISKTETWTIP
- a CDS encoding extracellular solute-binding protein produces the protein MKKLMVLFLIFIILFSILPSFRCFFPFSVEVEAEKNIPGNYTNGEFYEESYLNYLIDNGYDSKMATSEVKVDLTQFTKSDEMMVSIDNDSINTGDRGIIIWQFEIKEAGFYNIEVMYFPIKGTNSGIERKMYIDNKILFKGMEQIVFNRIWDNGQILNKNGNEILPTATESSEWQRVYIRDSQRRSLKPYAFYFSEGKHTLSFESLKEPLKIVEITLKAAPELQPYNEVIKQLKQKYPLYSGKNIIYQAERIDDRTLGIKKSSPSIVVGSDYSSPNTVPYHPYKIKLNTIGGNSWRTVGDFITWEIEVPEEGLYRLSFRGRQNVNRGIKSYRELRINGEVPFKEASKIGFEFSGTFQNYVCGDENGPYLFYFKKGKNTISLEVVLGDFSQEMAEVEQSLRVLNEIYRKTIQITGLVPDKFIDYEIEKKIPDFREKLKIESERLYKVVDNLVEITKEKGDKTVMIEKMAAQAAELSENAENVVLELSSFKQNISGLGTWMLYISEMPLEIDSLTLSAENAELPEPEPNFFVKAYYEIVRFISTFFVDYTNLQTEEDIGKDAVKVWISSGRDQAQIIRSLIDDSYSPISGIPVNLQLIPLDVIIPATLAGTGPDVVLNVSQSTVMNFAVRNALTDLTEFDDFESVKQKFYPSALKTVTFDNKIFGIPEQQAFMMMFYRKDILDELGLKPPKTWEEVKRIIPILHMNNYDFWLPNSIFSSLVFQYGGDIYKGDGENYGIASGLIEENAMLAFEELTEFFTAYKLPVTVDFSNRFRTGEIPIGIASYTTYNQLEIFAPEIKGLWSFAPVPGIVDSNGNINNTIVSDTSHCILMESAKNKKDAWDFIKWWISDDIQLRYAYALEAIMGTAARYPTANRNVLVQLAWPREFMDQLLQQFESSEGVPEVPGGYMTFRMVDYAFKSVVTDGQNPREALYLNIKEIDKELTKKRKEFHLSYIE
- a CDS encoding sugar ABC transporter permease, which encodes MSTKNIKNRFSDTWKHHREKYLLIAPFAVIFICFTVIPIVISIMLSFTSFNMLELPKFDGWSNYINLIVNDSTFLIAIKNTLLFALITGPISYIMCFGFAWLINELPPKIRAVMTLVFYAPSISGNAYLIWKLIFSSDMYGYINAWLMRLGLVSEPILWFDTKEYVMPILILVQLWLSLGVGFLAFIAGFQTIDKSLYEVGTIDGIKNRWQELWYITLPSMRPQLMFGAVMQITQSLSVAGISMELAGFPSVEYAGHTILTHLYDYGNIRFEMGYASAIATLLFLIMMLSNIIVQKLLRRVGE
- a CDS encoding carbohydrate ABC transporter permease; its protein translation is MSNRSLAVDIILTIILGLFGIFSVWPLVFVINNAFKPLNEIFLFPPRLFVHNPTLNNFKDLFIIIGNSWIPFSRYIFNTVFITIMGTLATVFIGSMAAFPLAKYKFPGSKIMSNLIVYSLMFNATVTAIPNYIIMSRLGLIDSYWPVIISAAGSTLGLYLMKNNMVQIPDSLLEASKMDGASEYRIFFSVVMPLCKPAWITLIVLSFQSLWGTTGGSFIYSEKLKPVSYALSQIISAGIVRTGVASAVTLIMLIVPITVFIISQSNIIETMATSGIKE